A stretch of Dysidea avara chromosome 5, odDysAvar1.4, whole genome shotgun sequence DNA encodes these proteins:
- the LOC136255579 gene encoding transient receptor potential cation channel subfamily A member 1-like has translation MEKLRMLRTGSVSQMPEKYAARHQSITSLKGFHISPSFYSEDDDIINELAERVLTDGTKAVIRGRFEEVKETVKDLIKNSCLFLIDLTTEDEGYNMLHFAVCNKHPEIVKYLIDSGADAECTTKDDDNDTPLILAIRYYDSFSKKHTKAFNTIKREAKSVNILTFLLDKTDINAPNASGTTPLSLAVQKQDEHMVELLLDNPHIEVNQPDLQNYTPLHYACAGYRTEIITMLLETGADLFSKTDKGYIPIHIACQKGQSEVLEHLITKCPSERKQEMLEAKDNNGNTPLLLAKEAPTQAAFTLLETTHHCNTIAKNNNGDTVLHKFARNDDGILTAQLLENKQYLTMINEGNSTRDTPLHTACHGGRWKAAVILIEKNADYELKNAVGNTPLMVAIAGGRVEVVLHVLQAIKRVKDMKSHREIFNLPAKNNKTIIQWAIESDHIVLVEAILQIDLRLATTSDSDTGKTLLHIAAASGALYTIEILLNNKHACERLQSADSDGKTPLMLAAQNGHIDCVKILHDPVGNQTSCSCNTDLNGIDPGLNVMDKEGHTALHLACLNGHEEVVKYLCASSADLEACEGDGGTPLSCAASQGQKKIMNYLLGQDVDVNGRIIKSKTTPLILASQNGHESCVQMLLTDPNIDVTIQNKDGYNCLAVAAINRQQEAALTIVNSSHWRKALKGCDQNEVTPLRLLIKYLPDVAEVVLYRCVQRIQNEKGEVTAIEMCFDCLDDFQDPPGGVFYRCFQALCGGGSNESGPPELSTLQPVRFDKNNHVLKWMVKYKRTNLLQHPVTRELIFYKWRAYVMPGFIINLGIFLLFLATLTSYSAVLPLPNDDMCVNRTRMNNLSDSSCSDSDGDQVFLRFTAIVLLGFCIVRAVLETFQLINRRLQYFTEPENIIEILLIGFTTIFAFAGNIENCFCLINFVWQIGAFAVFLGWIVLILYLRQFPLTGIPVLMLESVVLTFLKLIYLPAILIVSFALPFYMLFARRGVTTPYDTPPYSMMRSLVSTTGELDYSSTFQFGIDDGELRYDVMSYFLWVLFIILMPILFANLLVGLAVGDIQKVEENATLTYLSIQADLAIHTEQKLPWIRRKLKKTSHRVEKSPNVSFCLSWYHKLYEKVSRNSFKKLEREIVQLESQDKLQNLLQGIVILEPVDEVKAHVQRNTDAMSILQNTIDQMNVTINQMKVELERATTQGDNIVSILEAIKELKQDINKKVPPLSSAHS, from the exons ATGGAGAAGTTAAGGATGCTTAGGACTGGTTCAGTTTCTCAGATGCCAGAAAAGTATGCAGCAAGGCACCAAAGTATCACTAGCTTGAAAGGATTTCATATCTCACCTTCATTTTATTCAGAAGATGATGACATCATAAATGAACTTGCTGAAAGGGTCCTAACAGATGGAACAAAG GCTGTGATTCGTGGAAGATTTGAAGAGGTTAAAGAAACTGTTAAAGATCTCATTAAAAACTCCTGCCTTTTCCTCATTGATTTAACCACAGAAGATGAGGGCTACAACATGCTTCATTTTGCAGTTTGCAACAAACATCCAGAAATAGTTAAATACCTGATTGACAGTGGAGCAG ATGCTGAGTGCACAACTAAGGATGATGATAATGACACTCCACTGATTTTGGCAATACGATACTATGATTCCTTTAGTAAAAAACATACAAAAGCATTTAACACAATTAAAAGAGAGGCAAAAAGTGTCAACATTTTAACTTTCCTCTTAGACAAAACAGATATCAATGCACCTAATGCCTCGGGAACTACTCCACTTTCATTAGCTGTACAAAAGCAAGATGAGCATATGGTAGAACTGCTATTAGATAATCCACATATTGAAGTTAACCAACCTGATCTTCAGAACTATACACCACTTCACTATGCTTGTGCTGGGTACAGAACAGAAATCATAACAATGTTGCTGGAAACAGGCGCTGATCTATTTAGTAAAACTGACAAGGGATACATTCCAATTCATATTGCCTGCCAAAAGGGACAGAGTGAAGTGTTAGAACACTTGATCACAAAATGTCCAAGTGAAAGAAAACAAGAGATGCTTGAGGCAAAAGACAACAATGGCAACACTCCTTTACTGTTAGCAAAAGAGGCTCCAACTCAGGCAGCATTCACACTCCTTGAAACAACCCACCACTGTAATACcattgctaaaaataacaatgggGACACAGTTCTTCATAAATTTGCtagaaatgatgatggtattCTGACTGCACAACTGCTGGAGAATAAACAATATTTGACAATGATAAATGAGGGAAATTCAACAAGGGATACACCACTACATACTGCTTGCCATGGTGGCCGCTGGAAAGCTGCAGTTATACTAATTGAAAA AAATGCTGATTATGAGTTGAAGAATGCTGTTGGAAACACACCACTGATGGTAGCCATTGCTGGTGGAAGAGTAGAAGTTGTCCTGCATGTGCTGCAAGCAATTAAAAGGGTAAAAGATATGAAGTCTCACAGAGAAATTTTTAATTTACCagcaaaaaacaacaaaacaataatCCAATGGGCAATTGAGTCTGATCACATTGTCCTTGTTGAG GCAATACTTCAGATAGACTTACGTCTTGCAACAACAAGTGATTCAGACACTGGAAAAACACTGCTACACATTGCTGCAGCTTCAGGAGCATTATACACAATTGAA ATTCTCTTGAATAACAAGCATGCCTGTGAACGTCTGCAATCAGCTGACAGTGATGGAAAAACACCTTTGATGCTTGCTGCTCAAAATGGACATATAGA TTGTGTAAAGATCTTACATGACCCTGTTGGAAATCAGACAAGCTGTTCATGTAATACCGACTTGAATGGCATCGATCCTGGTTTAAATGTAATGGACAAAGAAGGACACACAGCTCTTCATCTTGCTTGCCTCAATGGACATGAAGAAGTGGTGAAGTACTTGTGTGCCAGCAGTGCAGATTTGGAAGCATG TGAAGGTGATGGTGGTACACCATTATCATGTGCTGCTAGTCAAGGACAAAAGAAGATAATGAACTACTTGCTAGGACAAGATGTGGATGTTAATGGCAGAATTATTAAGAGCAAG ACAACACCACTGATATTGGCTTCCCAGAATGGACATGAAAGTTGTGTTCAAATGTTACTGACAGATCCTAATATTGATGTTACCATTCAGAACAAAGATGGATATAACTGTTTGGCAGTCGCAGCTATTAACAGACAACA AGAGGCAGCTTTGACTATTGTTAATAGTTCTCACTGGAGGAAAGCACTAAAAGGATGTGATCAAAATGAGGTGACACCATTGAGACTGCTAATTAAATATCTACCAG ATGTTGCTGAAGTTGTGTTATACCGATGTGTCCAACGAATACAAAATGAGAAGGGAGAAGTTACTGCAATAGAGATGTGTTTTGACTGCTTGGACGATTTTCAAGACCCTCCTGGAGGAGTCTTCTACAGATGTTTCCAAGCATTGTGTGGAGGTGGTAGCAATGAAAGTGGACCTCCAGAATTGTCCACATTGCAACCTGTGAGATTTGACAAAAACAATCATGTGCTGAAATGGATG GTGAAGTACAAGCGTACTAATTTACTTCAACACCCAGTTACCCGAGAACTAATCTTTTACAAATGGAGAGCATATGTCATGCCTGGTTTTATCATCAACCTGGGTATCTTTTTGCTGTTTCTAGCTACTTTGACATCATACTCAGCTGTATTACCATTACCAAATGATGATATGTGTGTTAACAGAACTAGAATGAACAATTTGTCTGATTCATCATGTAGTG ATTCTGATGGTGATCAAGTATTTCTTCGATTCACAGCTATTGTCTTGTTGGGATTCTGTATAGTTCGTGCTGTATTGGAGACATTTCAGTTAATCAACCGCAGACTACAATACTTCACAGAACCTGAAAATATCATTGAAATATTACTGATTGGTTTTACTACTATATTTGCTTTTGCAGGAAATATAGAAAACTGTTTTTGCTTGATAAATTTTGTATGGCAAATTGGTGCTTTTGCTGTGTTCCTTGGTTGGATTGTTCTGATATTGTACTTAAGGCAGTTTCCTTTAACTGGGATACCAGTCCTTATGCTGGAAAGCGTTGTGctcacatttttaaaattaatctaTCTGCCAGCCATCTTAATTGTTTCATTTGCTCTGCCATTCTACATGTTATTTGCTAGG CGAGGGGTCACTACCCCATATGATACACCACCCTACTCAATGATGAGGTCTTTAGTTTCAACTACTGGAGAGCTGGATTACTCTAGTACATTTCAGTTTGGAATTGATGATGGTGAACTCCGTTATGATGTCATGTCCTATTTCCTGTGGGTACTGTTTATTATATTAATGCCAATACTATTTGCTAACCTTCTG gttGGTCTTGCTGTTGGAGATATACAGAAAGTAGAAGAGAATGCCACCTTGACTTATTTAAGCATTCAG GCTGATTTAGCTATACATACAGAGCAGAAATTACCTTGGATCAGACGAAAACTTAAGAAAACTTCACACAGAGTTGAGAAGAGCCCTAATGTGTCATTCTGCTTGTCATGGTACCACAAACTTTATGAGAAGGTTTCAAGAAACTCTTTCAAGAAGTTGGAAAGAGAAATTGTTCAACTGGAATCTCAGGATAAGTTacaaaacttattgcaagggaTAGTG ATACTAGAACCAGTTGATGAGGTTAAGGCCCATGTCCAGAGGAACACAGATGCAATGTCTATCCTACAAAATACCATTGACCAAATGAACGTGACCATTAACCAAATGAAGGTAGAGCTTGAGCGTGCTACAACACAAGGTGATAACATCGTGAGCATACTGGAAGCCATTAAAGAACTTAAACAAGATATCAATAAGAAAGTTCCACCATTGTCTTCTGCTCATTCTTGA